gactcagaaggaggtgatctcacagtccccttcacagccacgcgcctgtcactggcctatgagcctctgagacagcagctgcctTACTATGACTTCCCCCAAAATGCCTCAAACACAGACCTATCAGCTGCTCTTGTAGAAGTGATCCTCCTGGGCATGGCCGGGGGGCCAGAGCCCACGGGCAACGTCCtgctgcccccgggcagggcagggcagagccctccagcccctggggccccagccccctgcccgcaGCAGGTTTCTCGGTCTGCGGTGCTTCAGATagggatgatatgccagaaaagagcaaacgtactgtgactgcaaggtgggcacGAGAGGGTCGTATACCACTGGAGAGAGACGCTCAGAGTTCGTGgagggttaaacaggatagatttaataaaggacttacactctagactgcacagggagccctgggaactgcaaggAGGGGTCGctagcaggaggctgctggacgcacaggTCGGACACACGGGTCAGATGCCCAGGTGGGACCCCCTGTGTATTGCAAGGGCCCTGTTTTGTCTACTAGAACTACTTCCTtatttcagctgtgctaaccttgagaaactacatctgggaagcagctagacattgtggacaaaatggaatatgcttgcctggccctgatgggcatttggtcagtgtgtagttccACACGTTTGGGCTGCTGCTACATaatctgccagtcactgactcctcagcAGATCTCCCGCGGGTCttctcactgcactccacccCCGACTGACCGAgacgtggtgttggtgccaccagtgtgtaggcaaggtttggacatgcctttcaggcattagctgaactgacagctaaggtgtacaagcaactaagttatagtaaatatatatagtaaattataacatacatgcacGCAAAACTACTCCACTCAGAAGACCGGGAGTATAGTACATTTCCCCATTGTCCTAAATTCAACAgtcatgatgacagtcactgccaggggttgtcccatgctGATTCTTTGAATTTTACATCATATAGCCCTTGGGGTAGGCTCATTATCTTCTGGAAGTTGGGTTCGATGTGCTTACTGCAGGTTCATCGGTGTCCCAACTGCTGTCAGAGTACAGGGttagatggagagcagcaatgtcatgGCTCCACTCAGCATACTCATCAGGTCTCAGTTCTCTGGGTGAGAGTCTCCTGGAGGGAACATGGACTGGGGCACTTTCCCCTCTGATTAGTACCgggtgggtgtctcctggcccatcagcaatgatttccccctcTGACTGTTCGGATTTAGTTGGATCATGCACCCTGTATAGCCAACATTGCCTGGATGCTGAGTAGGCTGCAAGGAATCTCCTTCCTTGATGCTGGGAACCACTATCCCCTCAGATATTGGTTGGGCTATTGGGTCTCCCTGTGCACatcgcaggggttgggatctggtgtagtgAATCGCAATTCTCACCTCCTCAGGACAGTTCAAGTCAATGACCCCTGCCACGATGTCCACCTCCACtctggagagctaaactattgcagggcaccaagcgaccataatgctcctgaggtataGCGACCGCCCACCCCATACTCAGGAGATGACGGCTCTCTagttccagggttatttctttgtgtggcaatcgcaggtccaaccctgcactcctgggctcggctcacatggggaggcaggcttgggggtgcagccattgcactctaagcacacgcggctgctccatggattccccttaGAAAggagcatatggggtagagccacGTGGTGGGTGGTCACTGAGGCAGGTAGTTGCTTGACAGAAGTTTTTACTTGCAACTGCAGTTGCAACCTCCTGGGTCAGCTGGTGAGCCTCCTTACCTGCTTTGAGATCCCTTTCCAactgcccatttccctggtgctgcatcagtaacACCTTGTCCAGGGTGCAGAGTGCAGTCAGGAGGAGCCACCCCAGATCCCTCACTGCCTTTCACAtcgccagccctgctttttccagccacagcttggaaaccagttccaggagctgctctggggatgCTCCCggctcactctctagctctggCCATGTGGTGGGACGACTCACCCCACCAGCTTGtgagccatgggtgcccaccaaCCCATAGCAGCCACCCAGGAATGTGGCTCCCCACCTCACCCTTGTCCTTTtgcccccaaagaggcatctccacaccagTCTCCTGCCAACTACGCCAAATGTCACTGCAAGGTGGGCAAAAGAAGGTTGGATAGTGGCAGACAGAGATGCTCAGATGTTCATAAGGgcttaaacaggatagatttagtaaaacatttacactccaagctgcatgtgGAGACCTGGGAATGGTACGGAGAGGTTGCTGGCAGAAGGCTGATGGAAGCATGGGTCAGATGCGCAGGCGGTGCTCCATTCGTATCCTAAGGTcctcttaaatctactagaactatttccttatctcagctgtgctaatctAGAGAagctactgtccgggaagcagctagacattgtggaCAAAAGGGAATATGCGTGCCTGGCcatgatgggaatttggtcagtgtgtagtttcacatgctgggcctgctgccacatactctgccagtgcctgactcctcgccaggtcttccacaggtgttctcactacagtggggaatggccagtgctggaaatggctggtgcaaggggctgggtgtgtgaggagtttcctgggacagcttctcctctctgttcatgcagcaacaagctgggctggatctttggtCTGAGGCACCCTCTTTGAGGCTCCCCACAAgatgaggatggtctacaggcctaGTAGATGGCCTCAGGATCTCCTCTGCATGTTCCctgacagccctgcagaggacccaggagagggctcatCCTCCCAGGCTCATGGCAGGATGTCCAATCCTCCAGCTAGGCGTGGAGCTTTGTCtgggtgtgacttttggggtaagaaCCAGCGCACAGGGTGGGTGACATTGTCACAAGAATatgtggggacagcagcaaactgatgtagctCCCAGGCCCTGCTTCTTTCAGCACAAGCTCTGACAAAGGGTGCCAGCCTTCTTTTGGAGCCACCCATCAGGAGGGATGATGGCACGATAAGCTGGGAGGgcggggagcattaatccttcttcagccacttcccaggccaggTGGAGggccaggacagcaagggcttctggctctgcactgagCGCTCATTGTAGTGTGCCCACACTCTGAACATCGTCTTGGATTAAATGTCaccattttttcctccaagacactttcaagcccagttccacttccttctcatctctcccaatccctcctctgatctcACTGGCTGTTCCCACACcccccctcccctgttctccttccaaggccctgagctaaccgtgctgctctgcagagtgagtaggctgtggggccccggggggactctgcactggccatgctggtcagggtgggaatcagacccaaCCAGAGGGGGATCACggcctctaatccctccaggggactgcagatgtggcaggtgcttggaaggACTATGGGGCATTTCCAAAGTCATGTCCAGGGCTGCCTCTAGATTCAGCACATGCTATTTCATTGACGATGACATGAATCAGTTTCCAGTCTCCCTTCTCCAcgccagctgggtccccactgcctctccagggattgcagaggcctcctttgcccacagatacttgggtttagtgctttacctttagatgactccaccttggaggatctttccttctgtgaggctcccctcactgcccacaCCAGGCACACACTCTCCCAGGAGTCCCCTGTGCTCTCcgggcacctccagcttcccctcctgaaggacaggcatctgacactgggccttaacatgtggcacagctctaggtatgtaaatctgtgaccattcatcccctccactgtcactggacactgatgggggagtcctaaatccagcccttggtctctaagagatcattacacaATTATGAGCGTTTTGCTCCTGAACCGATGGAGAACCCCATTAGCAGCAGCTCTTTTGGTCATGacttccttgggcctattcttgacaccagctttggaagaagagccagccttcaagctctgcaccaggaagaacctactttatttcagaggtactgtgagggagtcagctctgactcagtgttggacacaattttacatggacaccaggtgagacagagcaggcTCATTAAAGGTGAAATGCACCCAAGCATTTGTTCAGCAACATGAgtacaaatactactaataatagtaacaatacaaacactaaaaagtgaacaaaaaatgcTCAGTCCTGCTATGGGATAgagtgggagtcatttgtggagagaaatggtaatgctaccactgctgaaaaatgtccatgaaatcactttcctcagggcatccttgagctccttgttcctcatgctgtagatgagggggttcactgctgggggcaccactgagtacagaacagccaccaccagatccacagctggggaggagagggaggcgggcttcaggtaggcaaacattgcagtgctgacaaacagggagaccacggccagatgcgggaggcacatggaaaaggctttgtgttggccctgctcagaggggatcctcagcacagcagtgaagatctgcacgtaggacagcacaatgaaaatgaaacacccaaagactaaacaaagactaaccacaagaagcccaacttccctgaggtaggattctgagcaggagagcttgaggatctggggaacttcacagaagaactggtccactgtgttgccttggcagagtggtattgaaaatgtgttagcagtgtgcaggagagcatagagaaaaccagtaccccaggcagctgctgccattttgacacaagctctgctgtccatgatggtgccgtagtgcaggggtctgcagatggcaacatagcggtcatacgccatgactgtgaggagagaatactctgctgaaaacaagaacgcaaccaggaagagctgggcagcacatcctgcgtaggaaatggccctggtgtcccacagggaattggccatggatgtggggacagtggtggagatggtgccaaggtcgaggagggagaggttgaggaggaagaagtacatggggttgtggaggcggtggtcacaggctatggctgtgatgatgaggccgttgcccaggagggcagccaggtagatgcccaggaagagagagaagtgcaagagctgcagctcccgtgtgtctgcagaagccaggaggaggaactcgttgagggagctgccaTTGGACATATGGTCGCTTGGGGCACAGGAGgcctgtccaaagaagaaaagacattgacaagttagatCAGGCTTTTGTgagccaaacccattctgtttctcatagaaacccccacatttcctttgtccTTTAccttttcagctccctttctggggctctggtttgcactggctgagtgtgtcatgtgcagcaggggcctctgcccgtagCTCCAGAGGAGTCGGTTCTGCTTGCCATAGCTGTAAATGGACATGTCAAACAGCCCCAGGTATTTGGGGGGATACCCAGGAATGGGCACCATGagctgggtggagggggcttGGTCCTGTGACCCAgggggaatattctctatttaccacaacgagagctgactgcagcactcatggcagctgtgtctgaaagagaagacccttgtgagggattcatccccccaagtcttgccctcttgaacagaggtgtctgtatctggatcagtcacaccagctcccaccctagcaagggagaggaacagccaagggaaggcaggggctgacctgacttTTTCTAGATGTCCCCCTTCCAGTGAGATAAACCATCTCCTCATGCCAATTTACCATCTGTGCTCTTTCTCCAGGCACTGTAGTGGGAATGGCAAGGGGCTGGCTCTGATGCACTCAGCCTGCAGCCAATTATGTCCACCCCTtatgtggaagggctgttcaaTGTTTTGTCAGCTATTACCGccagaaaataacctgcagcagaggagtctgattatatattcatttagattttagatgcctccattacaccgtgggagcattcttggaTGGGCTGGAAATCTCTGGCATTCcagttgctctcagcatgagcacttgtgcacccGAGGAGAAAAAAAGGGCTCACTGTGACTTTGTACAGTCCTGGGATCTGGTCTGTCAGTGAGTCttgcccctcactgccctgcacttgcacctcactcagataaaggacaaGCACACTCACACGTTCCTCTAcgaaagaaactggactgagctgggagcagaggacttcagttagaaagggaggatttccaaattctctctcagcccagagatggagggagTGATGAGTGTGACAAGGTGTCTGACTCACAGGagcagaccaaggactctcagataccacagaaatgctccagggaagctgtgctcttctgcagggcagcttgcagcttgacaggacaccccagagaaacaggcaagggtcctaaagatgggctctccttaagagGGAGACAGCTCAGTAAgagtcatttctctctctcttaagagagagacagatcaaaacgtctgtgagaaacctcagcaagtcccttcatccccacctcagcctgcagacagcaccagcatcacctgtatggcctcatcagggtttctctgacctgctcctcaggacctgcaagcacagagatggccctggccagggccctgacccAGGAGGGTTCTGTACATCACAGAACACAGAAGTGGGGGGGTCTGTGAACACCGACTGGGAAAAAACTTTGggacagagaaaaagcttttggcagaagcagctccaggcagcagggatgggcagggaatggtagagaattgctaacagaaacatcatgggaggagagagatgagcaagtcatggtcagtcatgCAATGCCAAAGCCTCCCCCAGGGTTCTCTGGTGtgtcctgcagaaacctcccagcagcagggcactgtccaggggcatccctcTATGTGCAGGTGAGTTAATGAGTCTCAGCTGCGTGTCCAAacctgacagctccatttccattttccccttgccaggtggaaggaaactcaaagcaccatctcagggaattgccttttctttcagtaaacacctgccttcaccttccttttgcaaagtcccctcagaaatgtcctgtgcatgagctggagctgtgagcagccctgacctatgcagcaccctctcaacgggagaatgaacctgcccttcgatcctcccacccagagcttctccctgcagtgtcttgaggagctccccaggcaggctgagtgctgaccctcgcaggcggcagagtcactggcccaggcacgcagcaccctggggtgcagggacactgctcagaattacagccctgggcagacctaggtgcacaccccagcttcacttccctgcaccatcccctcaagaaGGTAGCCATGATGCACTGTCAATCTGAcagctgggaatccctgctctaaagcaccacctgcttcaaacaggagaagctgggagagctgccctgacagaccctatcagctgtggaaggtgccagctgcagaagaaactgccaggaaccacagcagcgttgcttgcagccagagacttactgtgtcaagggtggtgaagatttctcctcacagtgagctctcagccatccgcctgttcctgactgtctttatCATCTGGGCAGCTCATCTCACCCTGGCGCCTGCAGGCAgggccctgagtcttgctgctcctttaagaggagctgctcctggacagagctgtctctctgcagcacctgccaggttgccatgggctcctgcagtcccaggagtcaggcccagctcaggagcagaggctcagctgaagatgtgactttctctgtcccctgcacTCCCTCGAGAtgttcccagggctccagggctgatatcgccagaaaggcagcagagtcacccTTGGAAAgtgtccactgaagtggactaaaataatcaccgatggtccctctctaaacagtggagagagaccgagtccagcattgcagttggtctcatcagaggatggatACCTAAGAGagatggaaatgtcccactctagaaagccctgctcccatcaggaCACACAGACAGGGATGAGAGTCAgttcattgacttgtgcttcaggggctgatttagaggagttaatcaatgcATCTAATGCCCACTGAGAAGCCCTTGAGATgaagtgggattcagttccctcctatgcactccacaaactcataGTTGGTGCGATTCTCCTTGTCCAAGTTTTGGTGTGTACAAAACGGGTATCTGCAGGCAatctccttgtctaagctcccactgtgatcaatggagatggagagcAGGAGTCAGTTGTTTACACACAAACATCTTCTGACATTTGTGGTGCCAGAGGCGGTCCAAGAAATGTgtaagtgtctgcttgctctgacgcagcaactatgagacccacatccttctagagcatcagctgggggccaggtggagaTAATGTAATTCAACTACTGTAATTCAATGCAGACACTTGATCtaatgcaatgacaataggcttgcagagccacatcagatgcatggggtgtctgGCACAACCACCACGTTTCTAGCTGATACAGCACAGGACCGACAGGTAAATCATATGCTTTTGGAGTGattgctggacaaacaccccaaaGCATCTCGGGTTTCTTACCTGTTCCCAAACAATGGatccccaccactgcctttaggcaaagtccatgccatctacatccgagcatgctgcaaagatggaaggcacatcgcATCAAGGTATTCACACATATGCCTACACTCTCAAACCCTGCTAGTTCTCCCCTtcctaaaccttttctgatttccagtgatatgaacagggaccgtgctaatgatgcagctgcagcatggctggattgcaggctgttcaggcccagggacctTCTCAGGGGCAACTTGcccttcctggacatccggtcacctctgtcacaggcctcaAGATGCTGTAGAGTCAGCTCAGGAACCAAACACTTCCCCTgtcatggctgcatggcccagctctctttctctctggccttggctactgcagggtttgttctcttagtgggtgc
Above is a window of Dromaius novaehollandiae isolate bDroNov1 chromosome 30, bDroNov1.hap1, whole genome shotgun sequence DNA encoding:
- the LOC135324041 gene encoding olfactory receptor 14A16-like, whose protein sequence is LHYGTIMDSRACVKMAAAAWGTGFLYALLHTANTFSIPLCQGNTVDQFFCEVPQILKLSCSESYLREVGLLVVSLCLVFGCFIFIVLSYVQIFTAVLRIPSEQGQHKAFSMCLPHLAVVSLFVSTAMFAYLKPASLSSPAVDLVVAVLYSVVPPEGKLEVPGEHRGLLGECVPGVGSEGSLTEGKILQGGVI